A window of the Vibrio pomeroyi genome harbors these coding sequences:
- a CDS encoding alanine/glycine:cation symporter family protein, translated as MQSFVDFLNGIIWSPVLIYLCLGAGLFYSVMTRFVQIRHFFEMWRLLLSGKSSSKGISSFQALAVSLSGRVGTGNIAGVAAAIGFGGPGAVFWMWVVAFFGAATAYAESTLAQIYKEEDEGQFRGGPAYYIEKAMGQKWYAWIFAIATIFACGILLPGVQSNSIGNAVEAAFGSGDMIETAVGTFSFAKIFTGTVVAIILAFIIFGGVKRIANFTQIVVPFMALAYIIIAFVIILLNISQVPTVFAMIVGDAFTPMAGFGAAIGWGVKRGVYSNEAGQGTGPHAAAAASVDHPAQQGLVQAFSIYIDTLLVCSATAFMIIITGAYNVHGGAEGVFLVQNLAANIGANGPVFTQLAIESALPGIGKPFIAFALFFFAFTTILAYYYIAETNIAYLRRTIKIPGMMFVLKLVLITAVFYGTVKTANLAWAMGDVGVGLMAWLNIVGILIIFFMSKPALKALADYEEQQKQGVTEYTFNPVKLGIKGATYWEEKYKRKTGKSPEAEAADSKPVEQPSA; from the coding sequence ATGCAGTCATTCGTTGATTTTTTGAATGGAATTATCTGGAGTCCAGTGCTTATCTACCTATGTTTAGGTGCAGGTTTGTTCTACTCCGTCATGACTCGATTTGTACAAATCCGTCACTTCTTTGAAATGTGGCGCTTGTTACTTTCGGGTAAAAGCTCATCAAAAGGCATCTCGTCTTTCCAAGCTCTAGCCGTTTCGCTATCTGGCCGTGTAGGTACAGGTAACATTGCAGGTGTTGCTGCCGCTATCGGTTTCGGTGGCCCAGGTGCAGTATTCTGGATGTGGGTTGTAGCCTTCTTTGGTGCAGCGACTGCTTATGCAGAATCAACGCTAGCGCAAATCTACAAAGAAGAAGACGAAGGCCAGTTCCGTGGTGGCCCGGCTTACTACATCGAAAAAGCGATGGGTCAGAAATGGTACGCATGGATCTTCGCAATCGCGACTATTTTTGCTTGTGGTATTTTACTTCCAGGTGTTCAGTCAAACAGTATCGGTAACGCTGTAGAAGCTGCATTTGGTTCAGGTGATATGATCGAAACAGCTGTTGGTACATTCAGTTTTGCTAAAATTTTCACTGGTACTGTTGTCGCTATCATCCTTGCTTTCATCATCTTTGGTGGTGTTAAACGTATTGCGAACTTCACACAGATCGTTGTTCCTTTCATGGCATTGGCTTACATCATCATCGCGTTCGTTATCATTCTGCTAAACATCAGCCAAGTGCCAACTGTTTTCGCAATGATTGTTGGTGATGCATTCACACCTATGGCAGGCTTCGGTGCTGCAATTGGTTGGGGTGTTAAGCGTGGTGTTTACTCAAACGAAGCGGGTCAAGGTACTGGTCCTCACGCGGCAGCGGCTGCAAGTGTTGATCACCCAGCTCAGCAAGGTTTGGTACAAGCGTTCTCTATCTACATCGATACACTTCTAGTATGTTCTGCTACAGCGTTCATGATCATCATCACCGGTGCTTACAACGTTCACGGCGGCGCTGAAGGTGTATTCCTTGTTCAGAACCTAGCAGCAAACATCGGTGCAAATGGTCCTGTATTTACACAGCTCGCTATTGAAAGTGCACTACCAGGCATTGGTAAGCCATTCATCGCATTTGCTCTGTTCTTCTTCGCATTTACAACGATTCTTGCTTACTACTACATCGCAGAAACGAATATTGCTTACCTACGTCGTACCATCAAGATCCCTGGCATGATGTTCGTACTTAAGCTTGTTCTTATCACTGCAGTTTTCTATGGCACAGTTAAAACAGCGAACCTTGCATGGGCAATGGGTGATGTTGGTGTTGGCTTGATGGCATGGTTAAACATCGTAGGTATTCTGATTATCTTCTTCATGTCTAAGCCTGCGCTTAAAGCACTGGCTGATTACGAAGAGCAACAGAAGCAAGGCGTAACTGAGTACACGTTCAACCCTGTAAAACTAGGCATTAAAGGCGCTACTTACTGGGAAGAGAAGTACAAGCGCAAAACGGGTAAATCGCCAGAAGCCGAAGCGGCAGACAGCAAGCCTGTAGAGCAGCCTTCAGCGTAA
- a CDS encoding 1-acylglycerol-3-phosphate O-acyltransferase encodes MLAVLRIILATVFIIFTTLCAFVYCLFSPKNPKHVYVFCRWFNQLQKIVGVKLVQRGLENAPTPEKSVYISNHQSILDFVTDPGMLRPRTVSLGKRDLLVVPFFGLLYWITGNIMINREDKSKARDTIKQVAEAIHQRDLSVWVYPEGTRSKGRGLLPFKTGAFRMAIEAGVPITPMCTSTTHNKIDFNRLNNGIVITEMLEPIDVSGYKLSDARELANHCHALMAEKIAELDAEVARLESQQNPELDSDRSSTN; translated from the coding sequence GTGCTTGCTGTTCTTCGTATTATCTTGGCTACGGTGTTTATTATTTTCACCACTCTATGTGCTTTTGTTTACTGCTTGTTTAGCCCCAAGAACCCTAAGCATGTGTACGTTTTCTGCCGTTGGTTCAATCAACTACAAAAGATAGTTGGTGTAAAACTGGTTCAGCGCGGCCTAGAGAATGCGCCAACACCAGAAAAAAGCGTGTATATCTCTAACCACCAAAGCATATTGGATTTTGTCACCGACCCTGGAATGCTAAGACCACGCACCGTTTCTTTAGGAAAGCGCGATTTGTTAGTGGTGCCGTTTTTTGGGCTGCTGTATTGGATCACCGGTAACATCATGATTAACCGTGAAGATAAATCCAAAGCGCGCGATACCATTAAGCAAGTGGCGGAAGCGATTCATCAACGAGATCTGTCTGTGTGGGTTTACCCTGAAGGAACTCGTAGTAAAGGCCGCGGGCTATTGCCTTTCAAAACGGGCGCTTTCCGAATGGCAATTGAGGCGGGTGTGCCTATCACCCCTATGTGCACGAGCACCACTCACAACAAAATCGACTTTAACCGATTAAACAACGGTATTGTGATTACCGAGATGCTTGAACCTATTGATGTGTCTGGATACAAACTGAGTGACGCTAGAGAGCTGGCCAATCACTGCCATGCGCTAATGGCTGAGAAGATTGCAGAGCTTGATGCCGAAGTCGCTAGATTGGAATCACAACAAAACCCAGAGCTTGATTCAGACCGTTCTTCTACTAACTAA
- a CDS encoding MBL fold metallo-hydrolase, protein MEVIHHGGKHTVTGSCHELRDSGQSVLIDCGLFQGSDARPLDIDFETSHLNALLLTHTHIDHIGRLPWLLASGFNQPIYCTQATAELAPLMIEDGLKLQGLSHKQSKLILKKIHSLIAPKPYGNWFPITSKQQNNGKDHNRPNTLYARFQPAGHILGSAYIEIKLPNQEVVVFSGDLGPSNTPLLPDPMPPQQADYLFIESTYGTSTHDDIATRAERLKAIIDRSLLDGGVILIPAFSIGRTQELLFDIEHLIFEHQLRADIPIILDSPMAEKVTRSYRRFKELWGQEAKQRLELKRHPLAFDQCITVDGHRMHKKIVNRLKSTGEPAIVVAASGMCQGGRIMNYLSALLPDKRTDVILAGYQAHGTLGRELQQGEMQVSIDNKQVEVNAQIHGMSGYSAHADKEDLNRFITGIPVKPKELHLIHGESNTQYEFAQELRKQGFKVV, encoded by the coding sequence ATGGAAGTAATTCACCATGGCGGTAAACATACGGTCACAGGATCTTGTCACGAGTTAAGAGATTCAGGCCAATCGGTGCTCATCGATTGTGGCCTCTTTCAAGGTTCGGACGCTCGCCCTCTTGATATCGATTTTGAAACATCCCACCTCAATGCTCTACTGCTAACTCATACTCACATTGACCATATCGGGCGACTGCCTTGGTTGCTCGCCAGTGGCTTTAACCAACCGATTTATTGTACTCAAGCGACGGCTGAACTTGCCCCTTTAATGATTGAAGACGGACTAAAGCTGCAAGGGCTCAGTCATAAACAATCCAAACTCATCCTTAAAAAGATTCATTCGCTAATAGCGCCCAAGCCTTATGGAAATTGGTTTCCTATCACCTCTAAACAGCAAAACAACGGAAAGGATCATAATAGGCCAAATACTCTGTATGCTCGTTTTCAACCTGCTGGACATATCTTAGGTTCTGCCTATATCGAGATAAAGTTACCTAATCAAGAAGTGGTGGTGTTTTCTGGGGACTTAGGGCCCAGCAACACACCCTTACTTCCTGACCCTATGCCGCCACAACAAGCCGACTATCTGTTTATCGAATCCACTTATGGCACAAGTACACATGATGATATTGCAACACGAGCAGAGCGTCTTAAAGCGATCATTGATCGTTCACTACTCGATGGCGGTGTCATCCTAATTCCGGCGTTCAGTATCGGTCGAACACAAGAGCTGTTATTTGATATCGAACACCTGATCTTTGAGCATCAACTCAGAGCCGATATTCCTATCATCCTCGATTCTCCGATGGCAGAGAAAGTGACACGTTCCTATCGACGTTTTAAAGAACTCTGGGGACAAGAAGCAAAACAACGCCTAGAACTGAAACGTCACCCACTTGCTTTTGATCAGTGTATTACTGTTGATGGGCATAGAATGCATAAGAAAATCGTTAATCGCCTCAAGTCGACAGGTGAACCAGCGATTGTGGTCGCGGCATCAGGAATGTGTCAGGGTGGCAGGATCATGAACTACTTATCCGCCTTACTTCCAGATAAACGAACCGATGTGATTCTGGCAGGATACCAAGCACACGGCACCCTAGGACGAGAGCTTCAACAGGGTGAAATGCAGGTTTCAATCGACAACAAACAAGTGGAAGTGAATGCTCAAATTCATGGCATGTCTGGCTACTCGGCTCACGCCGATAAAGAGGATCTCAATCGATTCATTACTGGCATTCCTGTTAAGCCAAAAGAGTTGCATTTGATACATGGCGAATCAAATACTCAGTATGAATTCGCTCAAGAGTTGCGAAAACAAGGATTCAAGGTCGTTTGA
- a CDS encoding acetate uptake transporter, with protein sequence MSTKLANPAPLGLMGFGMTTILLNIHNAGFFPMDSMILAMGIFYGGLSQVIVGTMCFKRGDTFGTTAFTSYGLFWLSLVGLIVMPYMGLPASPAAFMGWYLLLWGIFTGFMFIGSLCYPVAKQVVFGSLTILFFLLAAHNFTGSSVIGTIAGFEGIFCGASAIYFAMAQVINNEYGRTVLPVGEKKAPQMATQEIAA encoded by the coding sequence ATGTCGACCAAACTAGCTAACCCAGCGCCACTAGGCTTAATGGGTTTCGGTATGACCACTATTCTTCTTAATATCCACAACGCAGGTTTCTTCCCTATGGATTCAATGATCCTTGCGATGGGTATTTTTTACGGTGGTTTGAGCCAAGTTATCGTGGGCACTATGTGTTTCAAACGTGGTGACACGTTCGGTACAACTGCGTTTACTTCTTACGGCCTGTTCTGGTTGTCTTTGGTTGGTTTGATTGTAATGCCTTACATGGGCCTACCGGCAAGTCCTGCTGCATTCATGGGTTGGTACCTACTACTATGGGGCATCTTCACAGGCTTCATGTTCATCGGCTCTCTATGCTACCCAGTAGCGAAGCAAGTAGTATTCGGTTCACTAACTATCTTGTTCTTCCTACTTGCAGCTCATAACTTCACAGGCAGCTCAGTGATCGGCACTATCGCTGGTTTTGAAGGCATCTTCTGTGGCGCTTCTGCTATTTACTTTGCAATGGCACAAGTGATCAACAACGAATACGGTCGCACAGTACTGCCAGTTGGTGAGAAGAAAGCGCCTCAAATGGCAACACAAGAAATCGCTGCTTAA